Within the Candidatus Eremiobacteraceae bacterium genome, the region TGAGTAACCTTTCTACTGCCGAAGCATCTAGCACGCTTTTTTGATGACAATGCGTTTGCATAATCACTTTGCGGTTCAGTTTGGGCGGCTGATAGTGCGGAGCGTATTTGTCGAGGAATTCGCTTAGCAAGAAGGTCTGTGCTTTAAACCTTTTCGCATCTTCGTCGTCATGCAACAGATTCTGCATCTCGTCGCGGAAAACCGAGACGCAACTAGGCTCCAATCCGACAATGCATATTCCGGCCGCTATTTGGGGCTTGAGTGCGTCGATAATCTCACGCAACATCGTTCGTGCAAGATCGAGCATCCCATAGTCGTAGAGCGGACGGCCGCAACACAGTTGGACCTTCGGAATGGAAACGCTGAAGCCGGCGTCTTCTAGCACTTCTACAGCCGCCTGAAGC harbors:
- a CDS encoding (Fe-S)-binding protein; translation: LQAAVEVLEDAGFSVSIPKVQLCCGRPLYDYGMLDLARTMLREIIDALKPQIAAGICIVGLEPSCVSVFRDEMQNLLHDDEDAKRFKAQTFLLSEFLDKYAPHYQPPKLNRKVIMQTHCHQKSVLDASAVERLLKKLGVDYSMPDSGCCGMAGAFGFERGEHYEVSAALAERALLPAVRNAATDTIIVATGFSCREQISQMSDRQALHPAQLLKMALDDRHGASIGRFPESRYMPNPREQGRSAAVRGLAVLAGLIAACAVVNLFRKHG